A window of Candidatus Binatia bacterium genomic DNA:
ATGGTGAAGTAATACTGCAGGTAGAGAAAGGTGAACTCGCCGACCACGGCCAGGCCGTACAACAACCCCATCGTTCCGATGCCGCTGGCGTCGTGCTGTGCGATGTACCGGTCGATGGTGATCTTCAAGATGTAGGGCTGCGCCAGGACGAACACCGAGGTGGCCGGCAGACACGCCATCGCCAGCCAGAAGTCCCGTTGGTACGGACGGATGTATCTCCACAGGCGACGAATCAGGCGCGCATCGTACGCCTTGCCGAGGGTCTGCTCGGGTGCGGCTGCGGCGTCTGCGGGGAGCATTGTCGTGGCGCTCATAGCTCGGCGAGCTCTTCTTCGAGCCGCTGTTGCCGGAAGAGGTCGGCGTACAGTCCGTCGCGTGCCAGCAGCGAGGCGTGATCACCTACCTCCACTACGCGGCCGTCATCCACCACGGCGATGAGGTCGGCTTCCTGGATGGTGGAGATGCGGTGGGCGATGATGATGCTGGTACGCTGACGCATCACCTCCCGCAGCGCGGCGAGAATGGCGCCCTCGGTGCGCGTATCGACGCTCGAAAGGGCATCGTCCAGGATGAGGATGCGCGGATCGGTGAGCACGGCGCGGGCCAACGTCAGCCGCTGTTTCTGGCCGCCGGATAGCGTGACGCCGCGTTCGCCGACGACGGTGTCGTAGCCCCGCGGGAAGGATGCGATGTCATCCGCCACGCCGGCGACGGCCGTAGCCCAGCGGACATCAGTGTCCGTTGCCCCCTCGCGCCCGAAGCTCACATTCTCTCGTACCGTCGTGGAGAACAGGAACGGATCTTGCGGAACGAAACCAATGCTGCGGCGTAGTTGGGCCAGTGGTAAGGAGCGGAGGTCGCGTCCGTCGACCAGAATCTGGCCGCCGCTGACGTCGAACATTCGGGGCAACAACATGGCGATGGTGCTCTTCCCGGCACCGGTGCGGCCGACCAGCGCCAGCTTCTGACCGGGCTCCACACGAAAGGATACGCGGTCCAGGACCTGGTGGCCGTTGCCGGCGGTGCGATAGGCGAAGTCCACGTCGCGGAACTCCACCGTTCCGCGCACGGCCGGGAGCGGTTCGATCCCCGGCCCGTCACAGATCTCAGGCTCGGCATCGAAGATGTACGCCAGCCGACTCATCGCGGCGCGCCCGCGCTGGAGGACGGAAAGCATCCAGCCCATGGCCATCGTCGGCCAGGCCAGCAGGTTGAGGTAGCCGATGAAGGCCACCAGATCGCCCAGGCTGAGCCGGCCGCTGATCACTCCGAGGCCGCCATACCACAGCACCACCAGCGTTCCGAGACTGGCAGCGGTCCTCATGACCGGCAGGATTTGACCGCGCACGCGCGCCAACTGCAGGCTCTCTTCCTTGAAGTGGCGGTTGAGCTCGGCGAAAGCGGCAGTCGCGCGATCCTCGCCGGCATAGGCGCGCACGACGTGCATGCCGCTCAGATTCTCTTGCACGCTGCTGCTCATCTCCGCCAGGCCCTGTTGCACCCGCAGCGTGTGCTCCATGAGGCGGCGGCTGAAGCCTTTGACCACGAGCAACAGCAGCGGATAGGAGAGCAGCGCCGCGACGGTCAGACGCACGTCCAGTGTCAGCATGATGGCGATGCCGTAGGCGTAGTAGACGGGCGTGTTGACAAAGTTGAGAATCCCAGGCCCGAGCAGCATGCGGACCGCGGTGACGTCGTTGATCAAGCGCGACATCAGATCCCCGGTGTGCTGCTCTTGGTAGTAGGCCAGCGGTAGCTTCTGCAGATGCGCAAAGAGGTCGTTCCGCAGGTCGTACTCGACGTCGCGCCCGACGTTGAAAATCAGTGTCCGTGAGAACGTGCGCACCACTGCCTGCACAATGGCGATAGCGATGATCCACAACGCGTAGGTGGTGATCTGCGACGGCGCTGCTCCGTGGCCGACGGCGTCAATGGCCCGCTTCAGCAGATACGGCACCGCCATGGCCAACGTCGCCGTGGCCAGCAAGCACGCGCCGCCGGCAGCATAGCGCCACCTGTAGCGCAGCAGATACCCCAATAAACGGCGCATGGAGTTCATAATCCCACAACGCGCCGCTTATGCAATCTTGGCTGGCCCAAACAAAAAGGGCGGAGGAGCGATCACGCCCCTCCGCCCTTCGAACCGCAGAATTGAAGGACTGTACTACCGACCGATGAGCTGGCCGCGCCAGACTTCGATGGAGCCAAACATGCCGCGCTCCGGGGCGTGCGACTTGTCTGCGGGCTCCGACTTGGCCGCGCTGTCGCTCTTCCCCTTCCCCTTTTCCTTTGCCGCCTCTGCCGCCCTTTTCGCCTGGCCAGAACGCCAAGAGGGTGACAGTACATCGCCGAAGGCGACGCCGATGTCGAGAACGCCGTCCTTGTCAATATCCGCCAGTCCAACACCCCAGGTTCGCTCGCGTCCGGTCATGGGGAGGCCGCTATTGTCGATGAGCTTCCAGTTGCCAGCACCATCACCCAAGAACGGGAAGACGCCATACACGCCGCCGATCTCTTCCAAGTTCGTCTTGCCCACCGCCACCAGGTCCATCTTGCCGTCGTTGTTGAGGTCACCGAAGGCAACCCCCAATGCGTTCATCGGCACGATCCCTTCGTTGGCCTTCCGCCATTTCGGTCCCGGTTCCTGGATGAAGACCTCCACTCCGGGAATCGCAGCGCCGGTGACAATGTCGAGCTTGCCGTCGCCATTCACATCTCCGACATCAATTCCCCAGTACAGGCCGTGGATGTCGGGGGCGGGAAGTCCTTCGGACGCTTCGCGCCAGTTGCCCTTGCCGTCGCCCAACCATACGCGCGGGCCCGCCGAATAGGCGGCGACAATGTCGAGGTTGCCATCGCCGTCCACATCGGCCACCTTGACTGAATTGCCCCATTCCGAGTGCGGAAGCCCGTTGGAGTTCTCTTTCCAGACCCCTTTGCAGTTGCCGTCAAAAACGCGGACGCCCTCTTCTGCGGCGGCTACGATCACGATATCGAGGCATCCGTCGTGGTTGAAGTCGCCTAGGGCGACATCTTCCGAACCAACTGTCGGAAGGCCAGCCGAGGCATTGGTCCAGTGTCCCGCCCCATCGCCGAGATAAGCGAAAACGCCCCGGCAATGGTCGGCGATGGCAACGTCCATCTTCCCGTCGTTATTGATGTCACCGAACTTCATGCCGCCGCCGCAAAAGTTTTCGCGCGGCAATCCAGCCGAAGCATCGGTCCAGTGTCCCTTG
This region includes:
- a CDS encoding VCBS repeat-containing protein, producing MKILWNRVSLLLVVGVLAVGCQRLIPSPKQTVPPAPMNYAPARDGLPTGKIWKSQIAFGDINGDGFPDIGAVSRLADGPWIWQGDGKGHWTDASAGLPRENFCGGGMKFGDINNDGKMDVAIADHCRGVFAYLGDGAGHWTNASAGLPTVGSEDVALGDFNHDGCLDIVIVAAAEEGVRVFDGNCKGVWKENSNGLPHSEWGNSVKVADVDGDGNLDIVAAYSAGPRVWLGDGKGNWREASEGLPAPDIHGLYWGIDVGDVNGDGKLDIVTGAAIPGVEVFIQEPGPKWRKANEGIVPMNALGVAFGDLNNDGKMDLVAVGKTNLEEIGGVYGVFPFLGDGAGNWKLIDNSGLPMTGRERTWGVGLADIDKDGVLDIGVAFGDVLSPSWRSGQAKRAAEAAKEKGKGKSDSAAKSEPADKSHAPERGMFGSIEVWRGQLIGR
- a CDS encoding ABC transporter ATP-binding protein: MRRLLGYLLRYRWRYAAGGACLLATATLAMAVPYLLKRAIDAVGHGAAPSQITTYALWIIAIAIVQAVVRTFSRTLIFNVGRDVEYDLRNDLFAHLQKLPLAYYQEQHTGDLMSRLINDVTAVRMLLGPGILNFVNTPVYYAYGIAIMLTLDVRLTVAALLSYPLLLLVVKGFSRRLMEHTLRVQQGLAEMSSSVQENLSGMHVVRAYAGEDRATAAFAELNRHFKEESLQLARVRGQILPVMRTAASLGTLVVLWYGGLGVISGRLSLGDLVAFIGYLNLLAWPTMAMGWMLSVLQRGRAAMSRLAYIFDAEPEICDGPGIEPLPAVRGTVEFRDVDFAYRTAGNGHQVLDRVSFRVEPGQKLALVGRTGAGKSTIAMLLPRMFDVSGGQILVDGRDLRSLPLAQLRRSIGFVPQDPFLFSTTVRENVSFGREGATDTDVRWATAVAGVADDIASFPRGYDTVVGERGVTLSGGQKQRLTLARAVLTDPRILILDDALSSVDTRTEGAILAALREVMRQRTSIIIAHRISTIQEADLIAVVDDGRVVEVGDHASLLARDGLYADLFRQQRLEEELAEL